GGGGCCTGTCGAGACAAGTGGCGGGAAACGGTACTTTCGTGGTAAATGAGTTATCATGGGTACAACGGTGGGACACGTTAACGTTTGGGCGGCAATAGGGACGTATCGTGTGACTACAAGATATGGTGTGATTGGGGTTGATCCGGCCGCCAGAATTGAGCAGTAGAGAGCCGCACAATGCTGGGGCATTCTAGCACTGGTCGGGTGCAGTTCGGACAACCTttgatcacgtgatataTGTATGTACACGTGACTTTGTTTAACTTTTGGATTACATTTTGCAGTGGAAGTTGGTTTTGAGCAGCCAATGCTGCTTCAGATGGCTAAAGGACAGAGTACTACTAATATTATTAATGTTTCATTAACATAGGCTACTAACAATGGCACATTTTATAGCAAACTTTCAACCATTATATTATATACTACTCTGTAGTCATGTGAATACCAAAATGCCAGGGCAGCAGATAGAGTGTCGCGCGACATGACAGTAATACCACCCGTAAAGGCAATTTGACAATAAATCGTAAGAATTGGCCTGTATAGCTATGCTCTTGTTCAACAACAATTACAGCTGGAGGCTGCCGAGCCGTGGCTTTTCTTGTCGTCGGTGCATAAGATAATGATTCCATGGTTTCATCGAGATCGTTAGTCACCGTCGCCGTTGACAGCGGTGTCAGGTTTGCTGGCGATGAAGGGTCCACCAGGTGTAACGATCCTGAATTCACGTTTGATCGACGATTGAGTGGACTGACATATGCATGTGGGTGGTAGACTACTGATGAGCAAGATCTTTCTGGTGTAGAAATCAGTAAAACGTCCTTTTTATATTCTGATGTTTCCGAGGTATCTGCAACATTGCGTTGCTGGTGCTGTGGCTGGAACTGCTGATGCTGGTATGACTTTTGGGGTTGTTGCTGGTGCTGCTGGGCTTGGGCCTGTATAATTTGCTGTTGTTTGCACTGCTCTAGCTTGTTTATTAGCAAGTCTGTGGTATCTTTTGCATACTCACCGATAAATTCTTTGAAATAAGACATAAAGTTGCAGCATGCTTGGCCTAGAAGGGAGAAAACAAGTCCTGCGATCTGCGCTTTTCCAAAAAAGACGATGTTAATACACTGGCCGTCGATGCCGTTGGTTTCGGTGACGTCGCTTATCCAGTTGGTGAAGAGAACGGAAAGGGTAACGAAAATGCCTAGGATAAAGGTTGTAAAGAGCAGTTTCCTGCGCAGTTTCACATTGAATTCGGCCAAGCAACGCTGGTGGAGACTGCTGAGCAGATCTTGGTATTCTAGCCAAACCTTTTCGGGACTGTTGTCACGCACTATCTCTATTCCGTATCTGAGAAGGTGGTAGTGTGAGTGACAGGTTAATGGGAAATCAACTATGTACCCAAGGGACTGTTGAGCAGCAAATAAGCCTCCGAGACCGGTAATAGTTTGGTCCAAACCCTGTAATATCTGAACAGAAGCGGCATTGACCTTGGAAAAATTGTAATTAGAGTAAGGTATTGCAACCAGATGGAGGCTTACGAACACTACGAGCTTTACCACAAGTGGCAGCAATACACTCTGGTGTAGGTAATCAATCGGTCCAACTGACTGCACTTCCTTGACCGACGGAGAAACGTTAACCTTACCAGCAGGCGATTCTTCCGTCTCTCCCATCGGCAAGTAGACTGAGTTCCTAGGGAAAGTGCCAGGGAACGATTCCCCGTGTTCAGATTCCGGTTTCTCACCGTCATAAAATAAACGAACGTTATCCTCCAACACACGAAGTACTTTTCCACAGCCACTACTAAGCGCTTCAAATCGATCTCTGTCGCCTATTTCTTTTTGATCACGAAATGGAGTATAGTTTCCGTGCTCTTGTGGATTGAACGCCTTAGATCTCATTTCAAATGCATTAGAAAAGTCGTCGTCCTCGTTCTCATCAGGAGtattcttcaaaatatctAGCTGACGCTCATAGGCCTCCATACCCTTACGCTTCTCCATTATCCAGTCTTTCCATTTCGGTTGAAAAGATATGCTTCCGGGTTCACTACTATCATTACTTAACGCACCTTGTTCGCTCTGATCATCAGCCATTTGATAGTGTTTGGGCTTTAGACCATATAATTCAAGCGAATCTCTTCTGAAATCATGAAGAGGTAAACGGCCAGTTGGCTGGGTTGAATAGCGCATATTATCTGAGTTACTTGGGCGGCTATTAGAGAGTGATGGTGTAATAGGCTTAGGCGCAGCGTACAACTCTTCCATTTCGTCGAAGTAGGGAGTTGTAAACATCGTAGTTTGGAAAACCTTGAGAAGCTTCTTATAGCTTGGTATTGGTTAGGCTGTACTCGTGTGCTTTTACTCTATCAGCTCGTCGAGCTGTTTGTGAAGTGTTTGTGTTAAGGCCTTGGCGGTAATTTGTCCTTAACAATGAATAACCGCCCAGCAAAAATCTCTGAAAAGACAACACTAGAAACGGAGTTGGACCCTGAAAAGCTCAGTATCAAAACAAACAGCGCCTCTAAACCACGAAAAGGCGAATGATGCAAAAAGACatgatcacgtgatttgAAATAATTTTCTACATAAGCTTGGTTGTGGGACATATATACACTGAACGGTGAAACCAGGCTCAGTAAACCAGGGGCATACACGTCAGTTGACTATTTTCGTTAGGTTACGTTTTATGCGTTGTAACGAGGACTAAATGAAGGGGATTGTGTGCCCTCAGTTGATATTATCCACAAGGGCCATATACGGATTACTCGGACTTAAAGATCTATTTTAAGAACAAATGCAATAATAGACATGTTCTAGCTGCTGCTTTAATTTGGTATTTTCTTGCAGAATGCTATCCTTGCATCTTTTTGAAGTTGAAGTTTGCAATAGGGAGTCGGTATTTGTGAATAATATTATAGCCTATGAAAAGGTGAATAACTTCGTCGTGTAATGTACAATTGCTGCTATTCGTTGATATGATAGGAACGAACTTTATGGGCTGATTTGCATGAGTGAGGTTTATAACGTCCGAAGGCAACCAGAGTCCGGCTGCTCCGTTCATATCTCGCGCTTATTCAATTACGTTATTTGAGTCATTTAATGACGAATTGTTGAATTTTGCTAGGTGTATATCAAATTCTTCTACTACCAGTTAGGTTATATTAGTTCTGAGGGTCGAAATATGCTTTGCCTTCCAAGGCGCATGGCTGCAATGAAGACTAATGTGCACTACGGTCAGATTTGCCGTCAGTAATAGAACCAGGACTTGCAACCAGTATGGGCTGATTAATTTTGGGAGTATTCTACTCTTTGGAACAATTGCAAGGAGATATTGTCCACTAAACATTGACTCTGCTGTTACTCGGACATTACTTTAGTGATATCTTCTACTTGCCTACTGACAGTTGACTGTCAGAATTTGCCACTAGTAACCGAAATGTTTGGCAACAAATATCTCAGATGAATGCTGTTTACTTGAATTTAATCTAAGACAGGCATTGTCGACATTCTACCTATACAGTTTGTTGGAGGGTTACTACGCCAATGCTAATGCTGTACAGTAATGATCATATACTAGCGGTTAATTGCATTTGGGAAAATACCTCAAACCAGCTGCTATGAGGAGCAGATGACTATCTCAAGCTACCCAGCTGGAAATAAGAGTGCATTATGAAGCGTCAGCAAAATTCTAATACCAGGAACGACTGAATTAATACAGTTAATTACCGTGACGTAATTAAACTGCACCATAAAGTTGCGGAAGAATTGATACGCATTTCTTCTTTACACATCCAAGTCATAAGATAGGAGAGTCTAGAGAAGTTTCTCCTTCTAGCGATCTAAactattgaagaatttCTGATGAAACATGGTGAACTGATATCGCGATTGCTTGAGAGCCTGAGCTCTTGAAGCCACCTAGGCAGAACTTAAGGCTATGCAGAATTACCGCAAATGTAACTTACAGCAATGTGATGCGTCTGTATGTGCGCTGTTGCAAAGTGGTGCGATATCTTTGGGATAACAATAGCTCATCGCACCGTGGACCAAGTAGACGCAGCACTATTCTTACATAGGAAAGAAGCACTACATATAAGCATGTAACTCGTGAGTTTTCGTGTTTTCAGCTTATCAAAAGAGTATATTTCACTATATGATATTGGAGTTCATGTAGCACTTTATATCTCTTGCTTTATAATTAAGATAATACACCGTTATATACTTGAAAAGGAAGGAACTATGGGTTCCCAGGCCTCCTAGAACTCGCAATACCCTCTACAAATTCTTTTATTAGCCCGTCCACCGCCTTCAATAGTCTTCCTTTTCTTTTGACAGCCTCTATCTTCTCTTCCTCAACTTTCATTAGCTGGCCCTGTAACACATCAATTCTATGAAGCTGTTCCTCAGCAGAGACATCGAATCCAGGTAATGAATCTATAAGCTTGATAATCTGTCTTGTTTTTAGTATCATATCAGTAGTTAGTTCGTCAATATTTCTTTCAAAGTCATCTGGAGAGGCAATGGTGGCCTGCGGGTCCGTGAGTTTATCTTCAAGTTCATTATGAGGTTCGAAGTCATGGTTACGGTCAACGTAATTAACCGCAGACCCAAATTGTTCAACTATCTGTCCTAGGCATTGCTGCAGCTGGGTCAGTCTATCTGTCATTTCTTTGAAGAGCGTTTCTTGATTATATTTCAAGATATTCTCTAAAATGTTGGAATACAATTTGTTTCTTGTAATTTGGCTAATGCCAAGGCCAACATCATTACACACACATAAAAAGAGATATACGCCGTAATGGAGGAAAACAAGTACTACCTAACATTAATAGAGCTCTTAGCCAACTATGATATGCTTTTAGATAAACTACAGAAGCATATGGCTGaaggtcatttcaaccTCAGTAGAGCCAACTATCACAATAAGGACAGCATTAGCGGTACATACGGAAAGGATTACTGGGATAATACGTTCGTAGGTACTCAATTCGCGACtattgatgaagatggaaGTGTGGCAAGCAGATATGTTCAACAAGAAGTGGATACTGATGATGCAGGCAGTGGTAATGAGGTCACAGGCGACAATGACAATGAGCTACGCAATAGGAATACAAAAAAGTCTATAACCAAAGAGAAGAAAAGGCAGTTGGACCCGCTAAGCATGTTTGGAGGCATTCTTTCGATTCCAAATTCATTATGTCAGAGTCAAGCCGAGTTCGTGAAATGCATTCCGATTATTGTGAGTTTGGTTAATTGTAGAAAGCAGttatataatattatagATGAGATAGAAGGAATGCAAGCTTAAAAGTCATGGTAGAAATTGGCCTATACGTACATGTTTATACTCAGTAACTAAATGAACCAGTGAGATGAGGAACTGATGGAGCCTCAATCTATACATCTTTCTTAAATCGTTGAAATTGCATAATGACTAAAGTGGTTATCGGCAATGCTGTTAGATGCATGGAGCATGATAACTTGTAATGACTAGGAATTTGGGTGATTTTTAAATGAAATAGTTAACTGTCAAAGCATTGATATTTTAATGTTTATTGATGCTGGAAACAGAAGGGCCTCGGGGCCCTACACTGTCTGTATTGTGTTATTATAACATTTTAGAGTCTCAGTAGAAGCTCTCGTTTGCTGAATTTGGCAGAGGCCGAGGTGAGCTCCTATACTGCGCTGAGGATGGAGGCGATAGCAGGGATTCGGATTCGCTCTGCTGATAAAAGCGCAGGATCTCATCCAAGGACCTTCTGCCCTTGGGCGTCTCGGTTTCCTCAAATGCACTGCGAACAGGAACTATGGGCGTCAACAACGAACTCGATCTGCGTAAACTAGTCACCGCTGGCGACTGCTTAGGATCTATTTGCTGGGGTAGGTGAAGGGAGGG
The Eremothecium sinecaudum strain ATCC 58844 chromosome II, complete sequence DNA segment above includes these coding regions:
- the SRB7 gene encoding Srb7p (Syntenic homolog of Ashbya gossypii AAL049C; Syntenic homolog of Saccharomyces cerevisiae YDR308C (SRB7)), which gives rise to MTDRLTQLQQCLGQIVEQFGSAVNYVDRNHDFEPHNELEDKLTDPQATIASPDDFERNIDELTTDMILKTRQIIKLIDSLPGFDVSAEEQLHRIDVLQGQLMKVEEEKIEAVKRKGRLLKAVDGLIKEFVEGIASSRRPGNP
- the VMA22 gene encoding Vma22p (Syntenic homolog of Ashbya gossypii AAL048W; Syntenic homolog of Saccharomyces cerevisiae YHR060W (VMA22)), which produces MEENKYYLTLIELLANYDMLLDKLQKHMAEGHFNLSRANYHNKDSISGTYGKDYWDNTFVGTQFATIDEDGSVASRYVQQEVDTDDAGSGNEVTGDNDNELRNRNTKKSITKEKKRQLDPLSMFGGILSIPNSLCQSQAEFVKCIPIIVSLVNCRKQLYNIIDEIEGMQA
- a CDS encoding HBR326Cp (Syntenic homolog of Ashbya gossypii AAL051C; Syntenic homolog of Ashbya gossypii NOHBY102; No homolog in Saccharomyces cerevisiae; Syntenic homolog of Kluyveromyces lactis KLLA0C14850g) — translated: MFTTPYFDEMEELYAAPKPITPSLSNSRPSNSDNMRYSTQPTGRLPLHDFRRDSLELYGLKPKHYQMADDQSEQGALSNDSSEPGSISFQPKWKDWIMEKRKGMEAYERQLDILKNTPDENEDDDFSNAFEMRSKAFNPQEHGNYTPFRDQKEIGDRDRFEALSSGCGKVLRVLEDNVRLFYDGEKPESEHGESFPGTFPRNSVYLPMGETEESPAGKVNVSPSVKEVQSVGPIDYLHQSVLLPLVVKLVVFVSLHLVAIPYSNYNFSKVNAASVQILQGLDQTITGLGGLFAAQQSLGYIVDFPLTCHSHYHLLRYGIEIVRDNSPEKVWLEYQDLLSSLHQRCLAEFNVKLRRKLLFTTFILGIFVTLSVLFTNWISDVTETNGIDGQCINIVFFGKAQIAGLVFSLLGQACCNFMSYFKEFIGEYAKDTTDLLINKLEQCKQQQIIQAQAQQHQQQPQKSYQHQQFQPQHQQRNVADTSETSEYKKDVLLISTPERSCSSVVYHPHAYVSPLNRRSNVNSGSLHLVDPSSPANLTPLSTATVTNDLDETMESLSYAPTTRKATARQPPAVIVVEQEHSYTGQFLRFIVKLPLRVVLLSCRATLYLLPWHFGIHMTTE